Sequence from the Mycobacterium florentinum genome:
CCGACATCCCCTGGCCATAAAGAGGATTGAAGCTGCAGACGGCGTCTCCCATCACGAGCAGACCGTCGGGGATGCGGGACAGCTTGTCGTAGCGTCGCCACCGATTAGAGGGAAATCTGTACTGCGTAACGTCTGCGAGTGGTTCCGCGGACCGCAAGGCGGCCAGCACGTGTGGGGGCGCGACGCCGGTCAGGCAATTGAGCAGAGCGGCAATATCTTTGGGCGCTTGCTGCCCGGCCAGTGTTTGCACCGCAAGCATGTAGGTATTGTTCTCCCCCGCGAACATCGCGAATGCCATTGGGCTGCTGGGCTCTGCCGCGGTGAGCGTGACGTTCTCCCACAATGCGCCCGGCGGGAGATAAACCGGCAGGCCGGCGTAGGTGACGTGCACCTTCAGTTGGTCTTCGCGCGGCCGGCCGTAGCCGAGTTCCTGCAGAAAGATCGGTGTTCGCGAACCGCGCCCGGTGGCGTCCACGACAAGATCCGCCGTGAGGGTGTCTTCGGCGCCAGAGTCGCGCCGCGCCAACACAACACCGGTCACGCGGCCCTGGTTCTGGGTCGCCGGCAGCCGCACCGCCTCGCAACCCTGCAGAAATTCCACGTTGGGAGCCGCACGCACACGGCGACGCAAACTCCACTCGAGAAACGGCCGGTGCGCGTAGTGGATGACGATGGACTCGGGATCGGGAACTTGGCCGGAACGCAGCAACTGGTGCCCGCCGAAATTGATGCAGAGCCGCGACAGGTCACCGTCGCCCCAGACGCGGGCGCCGCCGGCGAGCAGCTCATCGAGGAAGCCGGGGAATAGTTGGTCCAGAATCCGTGTCAGCCGGGCCGCCGGGATGTGCGGCAGGCCGCCTTGCGGCACCCCGCGACGCGTCTGCGGTCCGTACGGAAGGATGTCGCGTTCGACCACGATCACGGAGCGGTAGAAGTCGGCAAGTACTCGCGCGGCCAGCAACCCGGTAATGCTGGCCCCGAGAACTATTGCGGTATCCCTAGATTCGGACGAGCTTGTCTTCACGATGACTCCTGTGCTGGTGCCCGCGAAAACGGGCCGGCGCTGTGGCAGCACGCCGGCCCGTCGCTTAGCGGTGCCCTACTCGGGCCAGGTGTTGCTGAGGATGATGTCGACGAAGTTGTCGCGGACGAATGTCGGATCGAAGTGCGCGAGCACGTCGTCGTTGACCGTGCCGAAGGTGCTGTGCGGTCGGTGCTCCATCCCATCGTTGAACGCAGCCAGGATGCGCCGCTTGAAATCCGGACGCGGATGAGCAGCGGTGACCGCGGCGAGCGCCTCAGGCGAAAGCTCGTCGCGGTCGATCCCCAGCACGTCGGTTTCGACGCCCGCCGTCACCAGCGCGACTTCGGGTGCCAGGAACTCGGGGATCCCGGGCGTCGTATGCAACGCGATGCTCAGCCACACCTTGTCGGCGTCGGCCTGATCGACGCCGCGCTCCAACAGGAACTGCAGCGCAGCGTTGGCGCTGTCGACCTCGAAACGCAGCTGCGAGGTGCGGTAGCGCGAGGTGAGGCCGATGTCGTGGAACATCGCCCCGGCGTAGAGCAGCTCCAGGTTGGGTTCCAGTCCGCGCCGGCGTCCCTGCAGGGCCCCGAACAGAAACACCCGGCGGGAGTGGTCGAAGAGCAGGTCGTCTTCGGCATCGCGGATATGGGCGGTGATCGCGCGCACCAGTGCGGTGTCGGGTATCTCGATGTCGGCAATGGTGTCCATCAACTGACTATCCATGGTCTCGCCTCCTCGTCGCTGTTGGTTGCCAGTTTGCGGGCGGATGTGCAAATCGACCCTTGTCGTTCCAGCCGTCTTCTCCACAGAAAGCGACACAATGGTTTGGTGGCCGAAGCCGGAGCGCGTTCGCGGGTGGTGGTAATCGTCGTCTTCGACGGGGTGACGCTGTTGGACGTCGCGGGAGCCGGTGAGGTCTTCGTCGAGGCCAACCGGTTCGGCGCCGACTACCGGCTCAAAATCGCGTCGGTGGACGGGTGCGACGTGACCAGCTCGATCGGGACGCGATTGGGCGTCACCGACCGCCTGTCGGCCATCGATTCGGCCGATACCGTCATGGTCGCCGGCAGCGACAACCTGCCCGGACGAGCGATCGACCCCGCGTTGGTGGAGGCCGTCAGATCCGTGGGGGCACGGACCCGCCGGCTGGCCTCGATATGCACGGGTTCGTTCATCCTCGCGCAGGCCGGCCTGCTCAGCGGCCGGCGCGCCACCACGCATTGGCACGAGACGCGGCGGTTGGCCCGGGCGTTCGGGGATGTCACCGTCGAGCCGGACGCGATCTTCGTCCGCGACGGCGACGTCTTCACCTCCGCCGGAGTTTCCTCGGGCATCGACCTGGCCCTGGCGTTGGTCGAAATGGATTACGGGACGGAGCTGGTCCGCGACGTGGCCCGGTGGTTGGTCGTCTATCTCAAACGCGCGGGCGGGCAGTCGCAGTTCTCGGTGCTGGTCGAGGCCGACCCGCCGTCGGGATCGCCGCTGCGCACGGTCACCGATGCGATCACGGCCGATCCCGCGTCCGATCACAGCGTGTCGAAGCTCGCGGCCAAGGCGTCGTTGAGTACCCGTCAGCTGACCCGGCTATTTCAGTCCGAGCTGGGGATGACGCCGGCGCGCTACGTCGAGCTGGTGCGCATCGACTTCGCCCGCGCCGCGCTCGAAGCCGGCCGAAGCGTCACGGAGACAGCGCATCTCGCGGGTTTCGGCAGCATCGAAACCCTGCGCCGGGTGTTCGTCAACCACCTGGGCATCAGCCCGAAGGCCTACCGGGACAGGTTCCGCACGGCCTGCGCGTGAAATTCAGGGCGGCCGAACCGAATTCGCGAGGCCTTGGGACGACCACCGCGGTGTTCACAGTCTGCGCAGTCCACGAAGGATGCTGCTGAACGGAAGGCTCGCAGCGAGACCACGGCTGAGGCTGCGCTGGATACCGCTGACATTACTCATCACCGCGTACTGCAAGCCATGGTCCCGCCATTCGGCGACCTGCTCGACAACCTCGGCGGGGGTTCCGGCGAGCAGCGTCTCGCGCAGCACCGACGTCGGCACGTCGGCGGTCAACGACAGCACCTTCTGCTCGTCCAGTGTCTGCGGGATGATGTCTTGCCCACCCGCAAAGTCCTCGCCCAGTGGATGACACACGCCGTGGCGGGCCCACACTCGTGCGGACGAGTTGAGCGCAATCGCCTTGATGGGATGGGCATTCAACGCTTCGTCGATGTGGTCGCGGTTGTAACCGGTCAAGACGAAAAACATACCCGCGGCGGTGACGGAGAGCGGATCCCGCCCGGCGTCGGAGGCCGCGGACCGGATTGCTTGCAAGCCGGCGGCGTAGTCCTTCGGTCGGTACTGGAAGGCGGC
This genomic interval carries:
- a CDS encoding FAD-dependent oxidoreductase gives rise to the protein MKTSSSESRDTAIVLGASITGLLAARVLADFYRSVIVVERDILPYGPQTRRGVPQGGLPHIPAARLTRILDQLFPGFLDELLAGGARVWGDGDLSRLCINFGGHQLLRSGQVPDPESIVIHYAHRPFLEWSLRRRVRAAPNVEFLQGCEAVRLPATQNQGRVTGVVLARRDSGAEDTLTADLVVDATGRGSRTPIFLQELGYGRPREDQLKVHVTYAGLPVYLPPGALWENVTLTAAEPSSPMAFAMFAGENNTYMLAVQTLAGQQAPKDIAALLNCLTGVAPPHVLAALRSAEPLADVTQYRFPSNRWRRYDKLSRIPDGLLVMGDAVCSFNPLYGQGMSVAAIEALILSDCLAQGDEGLPRRYFRAAAKEIGVAWQTAVSSDLALPQIAGKRTVSVRLRNALVDRMIVAAQTDPTMVQRFLRLMNMVGPRAELIRPSTMLRMAG
- a CDS encoding HD domain-containing protein; the protein is MDSQLMDTIADIEIPDTALVRAITAHIRDAEDDLLFDHSRRVFLFGALQGRRRGLEPNLELLYAGAMFHDIGLTSRYRTSQLRFEVDSANAALQFLLERGVDQADADKVWLSIALHTTPGIPEFLAPEVALVTAGVETDVLGIDRDELSPEALAAVTAAHPRPDFKRRILAAFNDGMEHRPHSTFGTVNDDVLAHFDPTFVRDNFVDIILSNTWPE
- a CDS encoding GlxA family transcriptional regulator; protein product: MAEAGARSRVVVIVVFDGVTLLDVAGAGEVFVEANRFGADYRLKIASVDGCDVTSSIGTRLGVTDRLSAIDSADTVMVAGSDNLPGRAIDPALVEAVRSVGARTRRLASICTGSFILAQAGLLSGRRATTHWHETRRLARAFGDVTVEPDAIFVRDGDVFTSAGVSSGIDLALALVEMDYGTELVRDVARWLVVYLKRAGGQSQFSVLVEADPPSGSPLRTVTDAITADPASDHSVSKLAAKASLSTRQLTRLFQSELGMTPARYVELVRIDFARAALEAGRSVTETAHLAGFGSIETLRRVFVNHLGISPKAYRDRFRTACA